Proteins from one Vicia villosa cultivar HV-30 ecotype Madison, WI unplaced genomic scaffold, Vvil1.0 ctg.000540F_1_1, whole genome shotgun sequence genomic window:
- the LOC131629256 gene encoding uncharacterized protein LOC131629256 isoform X1 yields the protein MAMFRCFSISNETKVKKKAVKEKSSKESFNTLISKLQHSVSSESRDLERTTFDLTVTNGFQKNSGSNVRVMRLESPVKAGNSPSIKRELSDFDLQSDEPVANKEVDDPKEKSQVNAELEDRSDEYSRKNDDTNRSGHVSDPGIGKSDFLGSPKLKRSCSNIENNDVHRQMNEYLSPSNSPSFEDFRDLLANPMVNLKRSRSVKSDYSADRVMLKRHSSSQVLPSGSKKLRLKLFLWSQRNIHRTFSRKSKIVPAISSLSDQLGYSSDTLEAKQLKGMKHLQSSVSFPAQSISKIINGDDQMQNRFRNQWLAFSTESSSYARVDAWVKDLEIQEPVLEDGVLDYNAGSISFPSFPDAGRSMIGSTSQLFDTNSNLSKDILKANSIVQSLNPGSSVAHISGFGIKAIPAISYFSNLRSVNLSSNFIVSIIPGCLPKSVQTLNLSRNKISTIDGLKELTRLRVLDLSYNCISRIGQGLSSCTLIKELYLAGNKINDIEGLHRLFKLTVLDLSFNKITTTKSLGQLVANYNSLQALNLLGNAIQRNIGDEQLHKSVSGLLPKLVFLNKLPVFLNKQPLKNKRAARNIFIESVANAALGNSKKRSSERRSMNRVGQLREGSSGASKSRNGTRR from the exons ATGGCAATGTTTAGGTGCTTTTCGATTTCGAATGAGACTAAGGTGAAAAAAAAG GCTGTGAAAGAAAAATCTTCGAAAGAGAGTTTCAATACTCTAATTTCCAAACTACAACACTCGGTGTCATCTGAGTCGCGTGATTTGGAGCGAACCACTTTTGATCTTACTGTAACCAATGGTTTTCAGAAAAACTCGGGGAGCAATGTTAGGGTTATGCGTCTTGAGAGTCCTGTGAAAGCTGGAAACTCGCCCTCAATCAAGAGGGAGCTCTCGGATTTTGATCTTCAATCTGATGAACCTGTTGCAAACAAGGAAGTTGATGATCCGAAAGAGAAAAGCCAAGTCAACGCTGAATTGGAAGATCGAAGCGATGAATACAGCCGAAAGAATGATGATACAAACCGTAGTGGACATGTGAGTGATCCTGGTATTGGGAAATCTGATTTTCTAGGTTCTCCAAAGCTCAAGCGGTCGTGCTCGAACATTGAAAATAATGATGTTCACAGGCAGATGAATGAATACTTATCTCCTTCAAATTCGCCATCTTTTGAAGACTTTCGCGATTTATTGGCAAACCCGATGGTTAATCTTAAGAGGTCTAGGTCTGTGAAAAGTGACTACAGTGCTGATAGAGTAATGTTGAAACGACATTCTTCGAGTCAAGTACTTCCTTCTGGAAGTAAAAAATTGCGGTTGAAGTTGTTCCTCTGGAGTCAGAGGAACATACATAGAACATTCTCTAGAAAATCGAAAATTGTTCCTGCTATTAGTTCTCTAAGCGATCAACTAGGGTATTCTTCCGACACCCTCGAAGCAAAACAGTTGAAGGGAATGAAACATTTGCAATCCTCTGTGTCCTTTCCTGCGCAATCCATTAGTAAAATCATCAATGGCGATGATCAAATGCAGAACAGATTTCGTAACCAATGGCTTGCTTTCTCGACAGAATCATCTTCTTATGCCAGGGTGGATGCATGGGTCAAAGATCTTGAAATTCAGGAACCAGTTCTCGAGGACGGTGTTCTTGATTACAACGCCGGAAGCATTTCCTTCCCATCTTTTCCTGATGCAGGTAGATCAATGATAGGAAGCACATCTCAATTGTTTGATACAAATTCCAATCTTTCAAAGGATATTTTGAAAGCCAATAGTATAGTCCAGTCTCTGAATCCAGGTTCATCGGTTGCTCACATATCCGGCTTTGGTATAAAAGCCATCCCCGCAATATCATACTTCTCCAATCTCCGCTCTGTCAATTTGTCCAGCAATTTCATAG TTAGCATCATACCAGGATGTCTCCCAAAGAGTGTTCAAACACTTAATTTATCAAGAAACAAGATTAGCACCATCGATGGCCTCAAAGAATTGACCCGATTGCGAGTACTTGACCTGAGTTACAACTGCATCTCAAGAATTGGACAAG GTTTATCAAGCTGTACACTTATCAAGGAGCTATATCTTGCTGGAAACAAGATAAACGATATCGAGGGGCTACATAGGTTGTTCAAGCTAACAGTTCTGGACTTGAGCTTCAACAAAATCACGACAACGAAATCGTTAGGTCAGCTCGTGGCTAACTACAACTCACTCCAGGCTCTTAATCTACTCGGAAATGCTATTCAAAGAAACATCGGTGACGAACAGCTACACAAATCTGTATCTGGTCTTCTTCCAAAGCTGGTGTTTCTGAACAAACTTCCCGTGTTTCTGAACAAACAACCTCTCAAGAATAAAAGGGCGGCACGGAATATATTTATCGAAAGTGTTGCCAATGCCGCACTTGGGAACAGCAAGAAACGGAGCTCCGAAAGAAGATCGATGAATCGAGTTGGTCAACTGCGAGAAGGATCGAGTGGGGCGTCAAAAAGCAGGAACGGGACAAGGAGGTGA
- the LOC131629256 gene encoding uncharacterized protein LOC131629256 isoform X2, which produces MAMFRCFSISNETKVKKKKNSGSNVRVMRLESPVKAGNSPSIKRELSDFDLQSDEPVANKEVDDPKEKSQVNAELEDRSDEYSRKNDDTNRSGHVSDPGIGKSDFLGSPKLKRSCSNIENNDVHRQMNEYLSPSNSPSFEDFRDLLANPMVNLKRSRSVKSDYSADRVMLKRHSSSQVLPSGSKKLRLKLFLWSQRNIHRTFSRKSKIVPAISSLSDQLGYSSDTLEAKQLKGMKHLQSSVSFPAQSISKIINGDDQMQNRFRNQWLAFSTESSSYARVDAWVKDLEIQEPVLEDGVLDYNAGSISFPSFPDAGRSMIGSTSQLFDTNSNLSKDILKANSIVQSLNPGSSVAHISGFGIKAIPAISYFSNLRSVNLSSNFIVSIIPGCLPKSVQTLNLSRNKISTIDGLKELTRLRVLDLSYNCISRIGQGLSSCTLIKELYLAGNKINDIEGLHRLFKLTVLDLSFNKITTTKSLGQLVANYNSLQALNLLGNAIQRNIGDEQLHKSVSGLLPKLVFLNKLPVFLNKQPLKNKRAARNIFIESVANAALGNSKKRSSERRSMNRVGQLREGSSGASKSRNGTRR; this is translated from the exons ATGGCAATGTTTAGGTGCTTTTCGATTTCGAATGAGACTAAGGTGAAAAAAAAG AAAAACTCGGGGAGCAATGTTAGGGTTATGCGTCTTGAGAGTCCTGTGAAAGCTGGAAACTCGCCCTCAATCAAGAGGGAGCTCTCGGATTTTGATCTTCAATCTGATGAACCTGTTGCAAACAAGGAAGTTGATGATCCGAAAGAGAAAAGCCAAGTCAACGCTGAATTGGAAGATCGAAGCGATGAATACAGCCGAAAGAATGATGATACAAACCGTAGTGGACATGTGAGTGATCCTGGTATTGGGAAATCTGATTTTCTAGGTTCTCCAAAGCTCAAGCGGTCGTGCTCGAACATTGAAAATAATGATGTTCACAGGCAGATGAATGAATACTTATCTCCTTCAAATTCGCCATCTTTTGAAGACTTTCGCGATTTATTGGCAAACCCGATGGTTAATCTTAAGAGGTCTAGGTCTGTGAAAAGTGACTACAGTGCTGATAGAGTAATGTTGAAACGACATTCTTCGAGTCAAGTACTTCCTTCTGGAAGTAAAAAATTGCGGTTGAAGTTGTTCCTCTGGAGTCAGAGGAACATACATAGAACATTCTCTAGAAAATCGAAAATTGTTCCTGCTATTAGTTCTCTAAGCGATCAACTAGGGTATTCTTCCGACACCCTCGAAGCAAAACAGTTGAAGGGAATGAAACATTTGCAATCCTCTGTGTCCTTTCCTGCGCAATCCATTAGTAAAATCATCAATGGCGATGATCAAATGCAGAACAGATTTCGTAACCAATGGCTTGCTTTCTCGACAGAATCATCTTCTTATGCCAGGGTGGATGCATGGGTCAAAGATCTTGAAATTCAGGAACCAGTTCTCGAGGACGGTGTTCTTGATTACAACGCCGGAAGCATTTCCTTCCCATCTTTTCCTGATGCAGGTAGATCAATGATAGGAAGCACATCTCAATTGTTTGATACAAATTCCAATCTTTCAAAGGATATTTTGAAAGCCAATAGTATAGTCCAGTCTCTGAATCCAGGTTCATCGGTTGCTCACATATCCGGCTTTGGTATAAAAGCCATCCCCGCAATATCATACTTCTCCAATCTCCGCTCTGTCAATTTGTCCAGCAATTTCATAG TTAGCATCATACCAGGATGTCTCCCAAAGAGTGTTCAAACACTTAATTTATCAAGAAACAAGATTAGCACCATCGATGGCCTCAAAGAATTGACCCGATTGCGAGTACTTGACCTGAGTTACAACTGCATCTCAAGAATTGGACAAG GTTTATCAAGCTGTACACTTATCAAGGAGCTATATCTTGCTGGAAACAAGATAAACGATATCGAGGGGCTACATAGGTTGTTCAAGCTAACAGTTCTGGACTTGAGCTTCAACAAAATCACGACAACGAAATCGTTAGGTCAGCTCGTGGCTAACTACAACTCACTCCAGGCTCTTAATCTACTCGGAAATGCTATTCAAAGAAACATCGGTGACGAACAGCTACACAAATCTGTATCTGGTCTTCTTCCAAAGCTGGTGTTTCTGAACAAACTTCCCGTGTTTCTGAACAAACAACCTCTCAAGAATAAAAGGGCGGCACGGAATATATTTATCGAAAGTGTTGCCAATGCCGCACTTGGGAACAGCAAGAAACGGAGCTCCGAAAGAAGATCGATGAATCGAGTTGGTCAACTGCGAGAAGGATCGAGTGGGGCGTCAAAAAGCAGGAACGGGACAAGGAGGTGA
- the LOC131629265 gene encoding uncharacterized protein LOC131629265: MEEDETVETMFSRFQILVSGLKVLDKGYSTADHVKKIIRSLPKKWRPMVTTLKPAKDLNAISLEELIISLRIHGIELEEDDPQKKGKSLALNSKNKFKTNAFQEEEESSGGSSSEEDELSLISKRVQQLWKHKQRKPRNYRRSDDYSESSFGHRKSRNREVICYECNEPGHYKSDCPKLQKEKPKKNFNKEKKKSMMATWDDSESSEVESEDECANIALMENTLSDTSSSESESDSEVEEMCLTAKLKHQSWYLDSGCSRHMMGKKHMFQSLDLKAADLSAEKARRNSTSTLNFPSE; the protein is encoded by the exons atggaagaagatgaaactGTTGAAACTATGTTTTCAAGGTTTCAAATTCTTGTGTCTGGTCTGAAAGTTCTGGACAAAGGATACTCCActgctgatcatgtaaagaaaatcatcagaagcttaccaaaGAAGTGGAGACCGATGGTCACAACTTTGAAGCCTGCAAAAGATCTGAATGCTATATCTCTAGAAGAACTTATCATCTCCTTGAGGATTCATGGGATAGAACTAGAAGAAGATGATCCCCAGAAAAAAGGTAAGTCTCTCGCTCTTAActctaaaaataaatttaaaactaatgcatttcaggaagaagaagaaagctCTGGAGGTTCCTcatcagaagaagatgaactatctctCATATCCAAAAGAGTCCAACAACTCTGGAAACATAAACAAAGGAAACCCAGAAACTATAGAAGATCTGATGACTACTCTGAATCATCTTTTGGACACAGAAAGTCTAGAAACAGAGAAGTGATATGCTACGAATGCAATGAACCTGGTCACTACAAAAGCGATTGCCCAAAACTACAAAAAGAAAAGCCAAAGAAAAACTTcaacaaagaaaagaagaaaagtatgatggctacatgggatgactcagaATCTTCTGAagtagaatcagaagatgaatgtGCCAACATTGCATTGATGGAAAACACATTAAGTGATACCAGCTCATCAGAATCTGAATCAGATTCAGAAGtagaagag ATGTGCTTAACAGCAAAGTTGAAACACcaatcatggtacctggactctggatgctctcgacacatgaTGGGAAAAAAGcatatgttccaaagtctggatCTTAAAGCAGCAGATCTCAGCGCGGAGAAAGCCAGGAGGAATTCAACATCAACTCTAAATTTTCCTTCAGAATGA